The Cyanobacteriota bacterium genome contains a region encoding:
- a CDS encoding RNA-binding protein — MSVRLYVGNLPKEVDRQELAAVFAEAGDSVSTKVITDRKTGKCRGFGFVTVKTDEEADQIIEKFNGHAFKDSILKIEKALPRTKGKADDESVPVSEDESVSAEGATEVSSNASSSNGAAPSSGKSNRRKGNKSRKSSGSSASSDTHESVQPDPRWAQELEKLKQLLAAQATTP, encoded by the coding sequence ATGTCTGTTCGTCTGTACGTAGGTAATCTGCCCAAGGAAGTGGATCGCCAAGAGTTAGCGGCGGTGTTTGCTGAGGCGGGTGATTCTGTTTCTACGAAGGTGATTACCGATCGCAAGACAGGCAAGTGCCGAGGTTTTGGCTTTGTGACCGTCAAAACCGATGAAGAAGCCGATCAAATCATTGAAAAATTCAATGGTCATGCCTTCAAGGATTCGATTCTCAAGATTGAAAAGGCACTGCCCCGCACCAAGGGCAAAGCAGATGATGAGTCTGTTCCCGTAAGTGAAGATGAATCTGTCTCTGCAGAGGGAGCCACTGAAGTGTCTAGCAACGCCTCTAGCAGCAATGGTGCAGCCCCCAGCAGCGGCAAGAGCAATCGTCGCAAGGGCAACAAGTCTCGTAAGTCTTCGGGCAGTTCCGCATCGTCAGATACCCATGAGTCTGTTCAACCTGATCCTCGCTGGGCACAAGAGCTAGAGAAGCTTAAGCAATTGTTAGCTGCTCAGGCCACGACACCCTGA